Proteins from a genomic interval of Equus quagga isolate Etosha38 chromosome 11, UCLA_HA_Equagga_1.0, whole genome shotgun sequence:
- the AHCY gene encoding LOW QUALITY PROTEIN: adenosylhomocysteinase (The sequence of the model RefSeq protein was modified relative to this genomic sequence to represent the inferred CDS: inserted 8 bases in 6 codons; deleted 1 base in 1 codon; substituted 3 bases at 3 genomic stop codons) codes for MLDKLPCKVADISLASWDXKALDIAKYKMPGLMHRREMYSASRPLKGARITGCLHMTVEIAVLIETLITLGAEVWWSSCNISPRDHAAAVIAKAGIPVYTWKGGTDEAYLWCSVETLYFKDGPLTMILDDGGDLSNLVHTKYPQLLWGIRGISEXTXTGAHNLYNMMASGILKVPAVNVNXTVAKSKFDNLCGCQESLIDGIKWAIDVXIAGKVAVVAGYGNMGKGCAQALRGFGAHVIFTENDPINTLXAAMAGNEVTAMDEVCQEGSIFVTTKGCIDIILCRHLEQMKCDAIVCNIGQXDVEIDVKSLNENAVEKVNXKPQVDRYWLKTRCHSIFLAEGWLVNLGCAMGRPSFVMCDSFTNQVLTQIKLWTYPDKYRVGVHFLPKKLDEAVAEAHLGXLNVKLTKLTEKQAQYLNVSRDGPFKPDHYCY; via the exons ATGTTGGACAAACTGCCCTGCAAAGTCGCTGACATCAGCCTGGCCTCCTGGG GTAAGGCCCTGGACATCGCAAAGTATAAGATGCCAGGCCTGATGCACAGGCGGGAGATGTACTCAgcctccaggccactgaagggcgCCCGCATCACAGGCTGCCTGCACATGACAGTGGAGATAGCTGTCCTCATTGAGACCCTCATCACCCTGGGTGCTGAGGTGTGGTGGTCCAGCTGCAACATCTCTCCCCGGGACCATGCAGCAGCTGTCATTGCCAAGGCGGGCATTCCAGTGTATACCTGGAAGGGTGGAACAGATGAGGCATACCTGTGGTGCTCC GTGGAGACGCTGTACTTCAAGGATGGGCCCCTCACCATGATTCTGGACGATGGGGGTGACCTCTCTAACCTCGTCCACACCAAGTACCCGCAGCTCCTGTGGGGCATCCGAGGCATCTCTGAGTAGA ACACGGGGGCCCACAACCTATATAACATGATGGCCAGTGGGATCCTGAAGGTGCCTGCCGTTAATGTAAA AACTGTCGCCAAGAGCAAGTTTGACAACCTCTGTGGCTGCCAAGAGTCCCTCATAGATGGCATCAAGTGGGCCATAGACG ATATTGCGGGCAAGGTGGCAGTGGTAGCGGGCTATGGCAACATGGGCAAGGGCTGTGCCCAGGCCCTGAGGGGTTTTGGAGCCCATGTCATCTTCACGGAGAATGACCCCATCAACACACTGTAGGCTGCCATGGCGGGCAATGAGGTGACCGCTATGGATGAGGTCTGTCAGGAGGGCAGCATCTTTGTCACCACCAAAGGCTGTATTGACATCATCCTCTGCCGGCACTTGGAGCAGATGAAGTGTGATGCCATTGTGTGTAACATCGGACA TGATGTGGAGATTGATGTCAAGTCGCTGAATGAGAATGCTGTGGAGAAGGTGA TCAAGCCTCAGGTGGACCGCTACTGGCTGAAGACTAGATGCCATAGCATCTTTCTGGCAGAGGGCTGGCTGGTCAACCTGGGCTGTGCCATGGGCCGCCCCAGCTTTGTTATGTGCGACTCTTTCACCAACCAGGTGTTGACACAGATTAAGCTGTGGACCTACCCAGACAAGTACCGTGTTGGGGTCCACTTCCTGCCCAAGAAGCTGGATGAAGCAGTGGCTGAAGCCCACCTGGGCTAGTTGAATGTGAAGCTGACCAAGCTGACTGAGAAGCAGGCCCAGTACCTGAACGTGTCCCGTGATGGCCCCTTCAAACCTGATCACTACTGCTACTGA